The following are encoded in a window of Novosphingobium sp. THN1 genomic DNA:
- the purD gene encoding phosphoribosylamine--glycine ligase, which yields MNILLLGSGGREHALSWKLAQSPLLDKLYAAPGNPGIAENAELVALDLTDHASVVTFCETNRIGLVVVGPEAPLVDGLTDSLRGAGFSVFGPSRAAAQLEGSKGFTKDLCARANIPTAGYVRAKSLEEARAALKDFGAPVVIKADGLAAGKGVVVAMTMAEAEAAVDDMFDGAFGSAGAEVVVEEFLTGEEASFFALTDGATIVPFGSAQDHKRVGDGDTGPNTGGMGAYSPARVLTPELEAQALSQIIAPTVKAMADEGMPYSGVLYAGLMLTEQGPKLIEYNARFGDPECQVLMLRLESDLVELLLACADNKLSSIQPPRFSSEVAMTVVMAAEGYPGTPKKGGRIDHIPAAEATGAKVFHAGTALSAEGVLSANGGRVLNVTAKGPSVKAARDAAYAAVDAIVFPEGFCRRDIGWREIEREEAGA from the coding sequence ATGAATATCCTGCTGCTGGGATCGGGTGGGCGCGAACATGCCCTCAGCTGGAAACTGGCCCAATCGCCGCTCCTCGACAAGCTCTATGCGGCACCCGGCAATCCCGGCATTGCGGAAAACGCCGAGCTGGTGGCGCTGGATCTGACCGACCATGCCAGCGTGGTGACCTTCTGCGAGACGAATCGCATCGGCCTTGTCGTGGTGGGACCGGAGGCGCCGCTGGTCGATGGCCTGACGGATTCGCTGCGCGGGGCGGGGTTCTCGGTGTTCGGACCCAGTCGCGCCGCAGCGCAGCTTGAAGGGTCCAAGGGTTTTACCAAGGATCTGTGCGCCCGCGCGAACATTCCCACCGCAGGCTACGTCCGCGCGAAGTCGCTGGAAGAAGCCCGCGCCGCGCTCAAGGACTTTGGCGCGCCGGTGGTGATCAAGGCAGATGGCCTGGCCGCGGGCAAGGGCGTCGTCGTGGCGATGACGATGGCCGAGGCCGAGGCCGCGGTTGACGACATGTTCGACGGTGCCTTCGGCTCTGCCGGTGCCGAAGTCGTCGTCGAGGAGTTCCTCACCGGGGAAGAGGCGAGCTTTTTCGCCCTGACCGATGGGGCGACGATCGTGCCGTTCGGATCGGCACAGGACCACAAGCGCGTCGGCGATGGCGACACCGGCCCCAATACCGGTGGGATGGGCGCTTACAGCCCGGCGCGCGTGCTGACGCCCGAACTCGAGGCGCAGGCGCTCTCGCAGATCATCGCGCCGACGGTGAAGGCCATGGCCGACGAGGGCATGCCCTATTCCGGCGTGCTCTATGCAGGTCTCATGCTGACCGAGCAGGGGCCGAAGCTGATCGAATACAATGCCCGCTTTGGCGATCCCGAATGCCAGGTGCTGATGCTGCGGCTGGAAAGCGACCTCGTGGAACTGCTGCTGGCCTGTGCCGACAACAAGCTGTCGAGCATCCAGCCGCCGCGGTTCTCCAGCGAGGTGGCGATGACCGTGGTCATGGCGGCGGAAGGCTATCCGGGCACGCCGAAGAAGGGTGGCCGGATCGACCACATCCCTGCCGCCGAGGCGACCGGGGCGAAAGTGTTCCACGCCGGCACCGCGCTTTCGGCAGAGGGTGTGCTCTCGGCCAATGGCGGGCGCGTGCTCAACGTGACTGCCAAGGGGCCGAGCGTGAAGGCCGCGCGTGATGCGGCCTATGCCGCAGTCGATGCGATCGTCTTTCCGGAGGGCTTCTGCCGTCGCGACATCGGCTGGCGCGAGATCGAGCGGGAAGAGGCGGGCGCCTGA
- the xseA gene encoding exodeoxyribonuclease VII large subunit encodes MAFPSAPFDDDNNGSGGLLARESAGDNAPALSISEISALLKRTVEDRFGFVRVRGELSGVKRAASGHLYLCLKDENARLDGVMWRGGVQRLNFRPEDGVEVVATGKLTTYPGRSNYQVVIDRMEIAGEGALLALLAKLKARLEGEGLFDPARKKPLPFLPRTIGVVTSPTGAVIRDILHRLSDRFPSRVIVWPVLVQGQGAAAQVANAVRGFSAMEPGGPIPRPDLVIVARGGGSIEDLWSFNEEEVVRAVADCTIPIISAVGHETDTTLCDFAADLRAPTPTAAAELAVPVQAELAAFVADLNARQRRALARQLAQAKERLEARSQRLPQPQALLQGQAQRVDDLGERLRRALVHRTEIAGSVLARHAGALRPALLSARVTRERERLDARRLRPEVLLQRIEHARGKIDALDRLRRSLDPKAPLQRGYVLVTAPDGHVVRTREDAQARPALRLEFADGTLDVSTGSAAPPPARPAPKPRPAARPEGQQELF; translated from the coding sequence ATGGCTTTCCCTTCCGCGCCTTTTGACGACGATAACAACGGCTCGGGCGGGCTCCTAGCGAGGGAATCGGCAGGCGACAACGCCCCGGCTCTCTCGATCTCCGAGATTTCGGCGCTGCTCAAGCGCACGGTCGAAGATCGCTTCGGCTTCGTGAGGGTCCGTGGCGAGCTTTCCGGCGTGAAGCGCGCCGCCTCGGGTCACCTCTACCTCTGCCTCAAGGACGAAAACGCGCGACTGGATGGCGTGATGTGGCGCGGCGGCGTGCAGCGCCTGAATTTCCGGCCCGAAGACGGCGTCGAGGTCGTCGCCACCGGGAAGTTGACGACCTACCCGGGCCGCTCGAACTACCAGGTCGTGATCGACCGCATGGAGATCGCGGGCGAAGGCGCGCTGCTTGCCCTGCTCGCCAAGCTCAAGGCGCGGCTCGAGGGCGAAGGGCTGTTCGATCCCGCGCGCAAGAAGCCCCTGCCCTTCCTGCCGCGCACCATCGGCGTTGTCACCTCGCCCACCGGCGCCGTGATCCGCGACATCCTCCACCGCCTGTCCGACCGCTTCCCCAGTCGCGTCATCGTCTGGCCGGTGCTGGTCCAGGGCCAAGGCGCGGCGGCGCAGGTCGCAAATGCCGTGCGCGGCTTCTCCGCGATGGAGCCCGGCGGACCAATCCCGCGCCCGGATCTCGTCATCGTCGCGCGCGGCGGCGGCTCGATCGAAGACCTGTGGTCGTTCAACGAGGAAGAGGTCGTCCGCGCCGTGGCGGACTGTACCATCCCGATCATCAGCGCGGTCGGCCACGAGACCGACACCACGCTATGCGATTTCGCCGCCGACTTGCGCGCACCGACACCAACCGCAGCAGCCGAACTTGCGGTGCCGGTACAGGCGGAGCTAGCCGCCTTCGTCGCCGATCTCAACGCCCGCCAGCGCCGCGCCCTTGCCCGCCAGCTTGCGCAGGCCAAGGAACGCCTCGAAGCCCGCAGCCAGCGCCTGCCCCAGCCGCAGGCACTCCTGCAGGGCCAAGCCCAGCGCGTCGACGATCTGGGCGAGCGCCTGCGCCGCGCCTTGGTCCACCGCACCGAAATCGCCGGATCGGTCCTCGCCCGCCACGCCGGAGCCCTGCGCCCTGCTCTACTGAGCGCACGGGTTACGCGCGAGCGCGAGCGGCTCGACGCCCGCCGCCTGCGCCCCGAAGTCCTGCTCCAGCGCATCGAACACGCGCGCGGCAAGATCGACGCGCTCGACCGGCTGCGCCGCTCGCTCGATCCCAAAGCCCCGCTCCAGCGCGGCTACGTGCTCGTTACTGCACCCGATGGCCACGTCGTCAGGACGCGCGAGGATGCACAGGCGCGTCCGGCGCTGCGGCTGGAATTCGCCGACGGCACGCTCGACGTCAGCACCGGTTCCGCTGCGCCCCCGCCCGCCCGGCCAGCTCCCAAACCGCGCCCGGCCGCACGGCCCGAGGGACAGCAGGAATTGTTCTGA
- a CDS encoding DUF2093 domain-containing protein, which produces MLMSQSGRLARLHYLPGSFRQLSGGDHVVCAVSGEQIPLDALRYWCAKRQEAYATAEISTRRHLEG; this is translated from the coding sequence ATGCTGATGTCCCAATCCGGCCGCCTCGCGCGCCTTCACTACCTTCCCGGCTCGTTCCGCCAGCTTTCCGGCGGTGATCATGTCGTCTGCGCCGTTTCGGGTGAGCAGATCCCGCTCGATGCCCTGCGCTATTGGTGCGCGAAGCGGCAGGAGGCCTATGCCACCGCCGAAATCTCGACGCGCCGCCATCTCGAAGGCTGA
- a CDS encoding M23 family metallopeptidase yields MLLPRRAVLAGLAAVAAGGARAVAPISPLTIEPESRIMQGGWLRGRVPHQSTALKLDGKPIPFASDRTFLLAFDRDAGPLARIELTLESGQSSVSEIAIAPRAWQIEHINVARKPGGVTDEDYLRLRRAELVRIAAARAVDTGAQGWRQGFIRPAPGRFSGRFGSQRIYKGEQAAYHSGLDIAGGAGTTYVAPAEGIVTLAAQSPFSLEGRLLMLDHGMGLNSAFLHASELLVREGDKVAQGTPLGRIGATGRATGPHLHWSMKWQASRIDPLLFLPEPA; encoded by the coding sequence ATGCTCCTGCCACGGCGCGCAGTCCTTGCCGGATTGGCCGCAGTGGCGGCGGGTGGCGCACGGGCCGTCGCCCCGATCAGCCCGCTGACGATCGAACCCGAAAGTCGCATCATGCAGGGCGGTTGGCTGCGGGGTCGCGTCCCGCATCAGTCAACCGCACTCAAGCTTGATGGCAAGCCGATCCCGTTCGCCAGCGATCGGACATTCCTGCTTGCCTTCGATCGCGATGCCGGCCCGCTCGCCCGCATCGAACTGACGCTGGAAAGCGGGCAATCGTCCGTCAGCGAAATCGCCATCGCCCCCCGCGCCTGGCAGATCGAGCATATCAACGTCGCCCGCAAGCCCGGTGGCGTGACGGACGAGGACTACCTCCGCCTGCGCCGTGCCGAACTTGTCCGCATCGCTGCTGCCCGCGCGGTCGATACCGGCGCACAGGGCTGGCGGCAGGGCTTCATCCGCCCCGCACCGGGCCGGTTCTCCGGGCGCTTCGGCTCCCAGCGCATCTACAAGGGCGAACAGGCGGCTTACCACTCCGGGCTCGACATCGCTGGTGGCGCAGGCACGACGTATGTCGCACCGGCCGAGGGTATCGTGACGCTTGCCGCGCAGAGCCCGTTCAGCCTCGAAGGCCGGCTCTTGATGCTCGACCATGGCATGGGCCTCAACAGTGCCTTTCTCCATGCCTCCGAACTTCTGGTGCGCGAAGGCGACAAGGTTGCCCAAGGCACGCCGCTGGGCCGAATCGGTGCCACCGGTCGAGCGACCGGCCCCCACCTGCATTGGTCGATGAAATGGCAGGCCAGCCGGATCGACCCGCTGCTCTTCCTTCCCGAACCTGCGTAG
- a CDS encoding TonB-dependent receptor — translation MNIKTFSALRASAAPLALVVAGFAGSAAIVAPAMAQDVTAASLSGTVVDDSGKPISGARVEVTSVERGFTRTTTTSGNGTFTLPGVQVGTYNVTVMADGYTTTRSENVSVGLGGNNFDFTVSSEAPTTGEIVVRGAPVRKVDFSGTATGIVFDVQKVAETVPVGRSIEAIQLLTPQVTSGDSAFGGVSIAGSSVAENVYYINGMNITNFRTFVGGTTVPFEFYDQVQVKTGGYQAEFGRNTGGAVIALTRSGSNTFHGGFNVYYQPEWGYEQAPNTYSQNNKLDKREVIEGNIWASGPVIKDRLFFFGFFNPRHYTQSDTDAFGDTTTRVNNKPFYGGKLDLNLFDGHRVEGTYFNDSQDEKVKFNGSPTTNFSGGSNYIVKYTGAFTDWFTLSALYGRSKFNQTSAGADDANPYVLDGRVPADGLKLISGNPAGVIDTGRDQRTNYRIDADLNFSLLGEHHLRAGWDLEKLQADNATIYSGGTYYRYYRSGSNPALGGLIPANTDYVRVRTLNSGGSFKSENTAFYIQDDWDVTERINLSLGLRNDKFVNKDGLGSPFTTLKNQWAPRLGVNFDPTGDKTARISAFYGRYYLPVAANTNIRLAGSETFLQDWYTLPVNGNGQYTGSLTSPTLGTKVLAEVLSPGGVADPTTLVSKNLKPQYMDEFIVGGEYNFPNRMKISVNFTYRKLGAVLEDVDFDGSGDKNVPSTYYGSIIKSFCATQNQAFCNGTTVPTIGSGGYVLMNPGQDLIVNVADANGALHEVTIPASFIGLPKAKRTYWAAELKWEKPFEDGWGLTASYVWSRSRGNYEGGVKSDNGQDDTGLTQDFDELGWVDGSYGFLPNHREHTFKVFGNWKPTDRWNLGFNALLQSPRKFGCIGTYPRGDLRATGTSAASWYCDSQIKAGNIDGTVGQPVGRGTVFDGDWNKRVDMSIAYTIPMESIAGGITLRADVFNVFNFKSKLDFNEFGDLDTVTSINPNYRKVTGYQTPRFFRFGVSANF, via the coding sequence GTGAACATCAAAACCTTCTCTGCGCTCCGTGCGAGCGCCGCGCCGCTGGCGCTGGTCGTCGCCGGTTTCGCCGGCTCGGCCGCCATCGTCGCGCCTGCCATGGCGCAGGACGTTACTGCCGCAAGCCTTTCAGGTACTGTCGTTGACGACTCGGGTAAGCCGATCTCGGGCGCCCGCGTCGAAGTAACCTCGGTTGAACGTGGCTTCACCCGCACCACCACCACTTCGGGCAACGGCACGTTTACGCTGCCGGGCGTGCAGGTCGGCACCTACAACGTGACCGTGATGGCTGACGGCTACACCACGACCCGCAGCGAGAACGTTTCGGTCGGCCTCGGCGGCAACAACTTCGACTTCACCGTTTCGAGCGAAGCGCCGACCACCGGCGAAATCGTCGTCCGTGGCGCGCCGGTTCGCAAGGTGGACTTCTCGGGTACTGCCACCGGCATCGTGTTCGACGTCCAGAAGGTTGCCGAGACTGTTCCGGTCGGCCGTTCGATCGAAGCCATCCAGCTCCTGACCCCGCAGGTCACCTCGGGTGACTCGGCATTCGGTGGCGTTTCCATCGCCGGTTCGTCGGTTGCCGAAAACGTCTACTACATCAACGGCATGAACATCACGAACTTCCGCACCTTTGTGGGCGGAACCACCGTGCCGTTCGAATTCTACGACCAGGTCCAGGTCAAGACCGGTGGCTACCAGGCAGAATTCGGCCGCAACACCGGCGGCGCGGTCATCGCGCTGACCCGTTCGGGCTCGAACACCTTCCACGGCGGCTTCAACGTCTATTACCAGCCGGAATGGGGCTACGAGCAGGCGCCGAACACCTACTCGCAGAACAACAAGCTGGACAAGCGCGAAGTCATCGAAGGCAACATCTGGGCCTCGGGTCCGGTGATCAAGGATCGCCTGTTCTTCTTCGGCTTCTTCAACCCGCGTCACTACACGCAGAGCGACACCGACGCGTTCGGCGATACAACGACCCGCGTGAACAACAAGCCCTTCTACGGCGGCAAGCTCGACCTCAATCTGTTTGACGGTCACCGCGTCGAAGGCACGTACTTCAACGACTCGCAGGACGAGAAGGTCAAGTTCAACGGTTCTCCGACCACCAACTTCTCGGGCGGTTCGAACTACATCGTCAAGTACACCGGTGCCTTCACTGACTGGTTCACGCTCTCGGCTCTCTACGGGCGGTCCAAGTTCAACCAGACCTCGGCTGGCGCTGATGACGCCAACCCGTATGTACTGGATGGTCGTGTGCCTGCTGATGGCCTCAAGCTCATCTCAGGGAACCCGGCCGGCGTGATCGATACCGGTCGCGACCAGCGTACCAACTACCGCATCGACGCCGACCTCAACTTCTCGCTGCTGGGTGAACACCACCTGCGCGCTGGTTGGGACCTCGAGAAGCTGCAAGCTGACAACGCGACGATTTACTCGGGCGGCACCTACTACCGCTATTATCGCTCGGGCAGTAACCCTGCGTTGGGCGGGCTAATCCCTGCAAACACCGATTACGTCCGTGTCCGCACGCTCAATTCAGGTGGCAGCTTCAAGTCCGAGAACACCGCGTTCTACATCCAGGACGACTGGGACGTTACCGAGCGCATCAACCTGTCGCTCGGCCTGCGCAATGACAAGTTCGTGAACAAGGACGGCCTCGGCTCGCCCTTCACCACGCTCAAGAACCAGTGGGCTCCGCGCCTCGGTGTCAACTTTGACCCGACCGGCGACAAGACCGCTCGTATCTCGGCCTTCTACGGTCGTTACTACCTGCCGGTGGCTGCGAACACCAACATCCGCCTCGCCGGTTCGGAAACGTTCCTGCAGGACTGGTACACGCTGCCCGTCAACGGCAACGGCCAGTACACAGGCAGCCTGACCTCCCCCACGCTCGGCACCAAGGTTCTGGCCGAAGTGCTCTCGCCGGGCGGCGTTGCCGATCCGACGACGCTGGTCTCGAAGAACCTCAAGCCGCAGTACATGGACGAGTTCATCGTCGGTGGTGAATACAACTTCCCCAACCGCATGAAGATTTCGGTCAACTTCACCTATCGCAAGCTGGGTGCAGTGCTTGAAGACGTCGATTTTGACGGCAGCGGTGACAAGAACGTCCCAAGCACCTACTATGGGTCGATCATCAAGTCATTCTGCGCCACGCAAAATCAGGCATTCTGCAACGGCACGACCGTTCCGACCATCGGTAGCGGTGGCTACGTGCTGATGAACCCGGGACAGGATCTTATCGTCAACGTCGCCGACGCCAATGGCGCGCTGCACGAAGTCACCATCCCGGCTTCGTTCATCGGCCTGCCCAAGGCAAAGCGCACCTACTGGGCTGCAGAACTGAAGTGGGAGAAGCCGTTCGAAGACGGCTGGGGCCTCACCGCCAGCTACGTTTGGTCGCGTTCGCGCGGCAACTACGAAGGCGGCGTGAAGTCGGACAATGGTCAGGACGACACCGGCCTGACGCAGGACTTCGACGAACTCGGCTGGGTAGACGGTTCGTACGGCTTCCTGCCGAACCATCGCGAACACACCTTCAAGGTGTTCGGTAACTGGAAGCCGACCGACCGCTGGAACCTCGGCTTCAACGCCCTGCTCCAGTCGCCGCGCAAGTTCGGCTGCATCGGCACCTATCCGAGGGGCGACCTTCGGGCGACGGGCACCTCTGCAGCTTCTTGGTATTGCGATTCGCAAATCAAGGCCGGCAATATCGATGGCACAGTGGGGCAGCCTGTTGGCCGCGGCACAGTGTTTGATGGTGACTGGAACAAGCGCGTCGACATGAGCATCGCCTACACGATCCCGATGGAATCGATCGCAGGCGGCATCACGCTACGCGCCGACGTGTTCAACGTCTTCAACTTCAAGAGCAAGCTCGACTTCAACGAATTCGGCGATCTTGATACTGTTACGTCGATCAACCCGAACTATCGTAAGGTCACAGGCTACCAGACCCCGCGGTTCTTCCGTTTCGGCGTCTCGGCCAACTTCTGA
- a CDS encoding GtrA family protein, giving the protein MTGTILPMIDRLRRVMLLRYLLASVGALAVDIGSFLALLAMGTAPVIASASGYSLGIVAHWLLSSRTVFTDTVAAERGARTRQKALFVGSALVGLALTTLIVGAGTAIGLDSRVSKLIAVGASFTTTWLLRKRVVFQ; this is encoded by the coding sequence ATGACCGGGACGATCCTGCCGATGATCGATCGCCTGCGCCGCGTGATGCTTCTGCGTTACTTGCTCGCCAGTGTCGGCGCGTTGGCCGTGGACATCGGCTCGTTCCTTGCCCTGCTGGCGATGGGGACCGCGCCGGTGATTGCTTCGGCGAGCGGCTATTCGCTTGGCATTGTCGCGCATTGGCTGCTTTCGAGCCGTACGGTCTTTACCGATACGGTGGCGGCAGAGCGCGGCGCGCGCACGCGGCAGAAGGCATTGTTCGTTGGCTCGGCTCTGGTCGGGCTGGCGCTGACGACACTGATCGTCGGAGCCGGAACCGCTATCGGCCTGGATTCGCGCGTATCGAAGCTGATCGCCGTGGGGGCAAGCTTCACGACGACGTGGCTGCTCAGAAAGCGGGTCGTCTTCCAGTGA
- a CDS encoding NAD(P)/FAD-dependent oxidoreductase, giving the protein MVNGTRAADGLANGSGSRKVDVAIIGAGPAGLTAGYLLTKRGFSVAIIEKDQTYVGGISRTVEHEGYRFDIGGHRFFSKSQQVVDLWNEILPDDFIQRPRMSRIYYEGKFYSYPLRAFEALWNLGLVRSTLCMASFAKAKAFPNRKVKSFEDWTVNQFGQKLYSIFFKTYTEKVWGMPCDEMSADWAAQRIKGLSLWGAVVDGLKRSLGLNKRPNDGMQTKTLLETFRYPRLGPGMMWDAARDRIVASGKGEVLMGHAFKQLAADGAGGWRLSATGPDGDVVIEAAHAISSAPMRELAARLHPLPATTLEASRLKYRDFLTVALKIRSEELFPDNWIYIHDSKVKVGRIQNFRSWSPEMVPDESVACVGLEYFCFEGDALWDSSDAELIELAKQEMAILGLVSPEKVIGGVVVRQEKAYPVYDDEYAANVAAMRTELEAAHPTLHMVGRNGMHRYNNQDHAMMTAMLTVENIAAGARVYDTWCVNEDAEYHEAGNEGAQGALPARVAPSEDQAAALASLRDVPARIVPEKVAAKAA; this is encoded by the coding sequence ATGGTTAACGGGACGAGAGCGGCCGATGGCCTCGCAAACGGTTCTGGCAGCCGCAAGGTGGATGTTGCGATCATCGGCGCTGGGCCGGCTGGACTGACGGCGGGCTACCTCCTGACCAAGCGCGGTTTCAGCGTTGCCATCATCGAAAAGGACCAGACCTATGTCGGCGGCATAAGCCGGACGGTCGAGCACGAAGGCTACCGTTTTGACATCGGCGGGCACCGCTTCTTTTCGAAAAGCCAGCAGGTCGTCGATCTGTGGAACGAGATTCTGCCCGACGATTTCATCCAGCGCCCGCGGATGAGCCGGATCTATTACGAGGGCAAGTTCTACTCCTACCCGCTGCGCGCGTTCGAGGCGCTGTGGAACCTCGGCCTCGTGCGATCGACGCTGTGCATGGCGAGCTTCGCAAAAGCCAAGGCCTTTCCCAACCGCAAGGTGAAAAGCTTCGAGGACTGGACCGTGAACCAGTTCGGGCAGAAGCTCTATTCGATCTTCTTCAAGACCTACACCGAAAAGGTCTGGGGCATGCCCTGCGACGAGATGAGCGCGGACTGGGCGGCCCAGCGAATCAAGGGACTGTCGCTGTGGGGGGCGGTTGTCGACGGGCTGAAGCGCAGCCTTGGCCTGAACAAGCGTCCGAACGACGGCATGCAGACCAAGACCCTGCTCGAAACCTTCCGCTATCCGCGTCTTGGCCCCGGCATGATGTGGGATGCTGCGCGCGACAGGATCGTGGCGAGCGGCAAGGGTGAAGTGCTGATGGGCCATGCCTTCAAGCAGCTTGCAGCCGATGGCGCGGGCGGGTGGCGCCTGTCTGCGACGGGACCGGATGGCGATGTGGTGATCGAGGCAGCCCATGCCATAAGTTCGGCGCCGATGCGCGAGCTGGCCGCGCGCCTGCATCCGCTGCCCGCCACAACACTCGAAGCCAGCCGCCTCAAGTATCGCGACTTCCTGACGGTGGCGCTCAAGATCCGGTCCGAGGAACTGTTCCCCGACAACTGGATCTACATCCACGACAGCAAGGTGAAGGTCGGCCGCATCCAGAACTTCCGTTCGTGGTCGCCCGAAATGGTGCCGGACGAAAGCGTGGCCTGCGTCGGTCTGGAATACTTCTGTTTCGAGGGCGACGCGCTGTGGGATTCGTCGGATGCTGAGCTGATCGAACTGGCCAAGCAGGAAATGGCGATCCTCGGCCTTGTCAGCCCCGAAAAGGTGATCGGCGGCGTGGTGGTGCGTCAGGAAAAGGCCTATCCGGTCTATGACGACGAATATGCCGCAAACGTCGCCGCCATGCGCACTGAACTCGAAGCAGCCCATCCGACGCTGCACATGGTCGGCCGCAACGGCATGCACCGCTACAACAACCAGGACCACGCGATGATGACAGCGATGCTGACCGTGGAAAATATCGCAGCAGGTGCGCGGGTATACGACACCTGGTGCGTGAACGAGGATGCCGAGTACCACGAAGCGGGCAATGAGGGTGCGCAAGGAGCCCTTCCGGCGCGCGTCGCGCCCAGCGAAGACCAGGCAGCTGCATTGGCGTCGCTGCGCGATGTTCCAGCGCGGATCGTGCCCGAGAAGGTTGCGGCCAAGGCCGCCTGA
- a CDS encoding PilZ domain-containing protein produces MAQADDDQVPKDAEAGADQRAAPRFTLLIRAAKLILDGEREFLCVIRDASASGLKIRLFNPLPLCGSLAIEMSNGDRYPIEQIWSEGEYAGFRFLGDIEIERLLDESHGTFPKRQVRLRIHLDAILHSGGDAVHVAFQDISQQGACIESDKWLLMNELVRLETEVLPPIYAKVRWRSHPRYGLLFEQTFKMDELARIAAPLQGSDLPMPSPGGRLRKI; encoded by the coding sequence TTGGCCCAGGCAGACGACGATCAAGTGCCTAAGGACGCGGAAGCCGGAGCGGACCAACGCGCCGCGCCGCGTTTCACCTTGCTGATTCGTGCCGCCAAGCTGATCCTCGATGGCGAGCGCGAATTCCTCTGCGTCATTCGTGATGCGTCGGCGAGCGGCCTCAAGATCCGCCTGTTCAACCCGCTGCCCCTTTGCGGATCGCTGGCCATCGAAATGAGCAATGGCGATCGTTATCCGATCGAGCAGATCTGGAGCGAGGGCGAATACGCCGGCTTTCGCTTTCTGGGTGACATCGAGATCGAGCGCCTGCTTGACGAGAGCCACGGAACTTTCCCGAAGCGCCAGGTCCGGCTGCGCATCCATCTCGATGCCATCCTCCATTCGGGAGGCGATGCGGTCCATGTCGCGTTCCAGGATATTTCGCAGCAGGGGGCGTGCATCGAGAGCGACAAGTGGCTCCTGATGAACGAGCTCGTCCGGCTGGAAACGGAAGTTCTCCCCCCGATCTACGCCAAAGTGCGCTGGCGCAGCCATCCGCGTTACGGGCTGCTCTTCGAGCAGACCTTCAAGATGGACGAACTCGCGCGGATTGCCGCACCCCTGCAGGGCAGCGATCTGCCGATGCCCAGCCCCGGCGGACGGTTGCGCAAGATCTGA
- a CDS encoding integration host factor subunit beta, whose amino-acid sequence MIRSELLQALAKESPGMRSEEIERVVDVFFDEIAKRLADGGRVELRGFGAFSTRERDARKGRNPRTGETVEVPGKRVPYFKAGKEMRQRLNAD is encoded by the coding sequence ATGATAAGATCGGAGCTGCTGCAGGCTCTCGCCAAGGAAAGCCCTGGCATGCGCAGCGAAGAAATCGAGCGGGTTGTCGACGTTTTCTTCGATGAGATTGCCAAGCGTCTGGCTGATGGCGGGCGTGTCGAACTTCGTGGTTTTGGTGCGTTTTCCACGCGCGAACGCGATGCCCGGAAGGGCCGCAACCCGCGAACCGGCGAAACCGTTGAAGTACCGGGCAAGCGCGTGCCCTATTTCAAGGCAGGCAAGGAAATGCGGCAACGGCTGAACGCCGACTGA
- a CDS encoding GntR family transcriptional regulator, protein MGMNISQASRPVYLRLRDEICVAILDGRYAEGAMLPSVRAYAAEQGANPLTVAKAYQQFQEEGLVIVQRGVGMFVAPGAVDALRRRERESFLQDEWPAVAARMRLLGISLADVAEIA, encoded by the coding sequence ATGGGCATGAACATCAGCCAGGCAAGCCGTCCGGTCTATCTCCGCCTGCGTGACGAAATCTGTGTGGCAATCCTTGACGGTCGCTATGCCGAGGGTGCCATGCTGCCGTCGGTTCGGGCCTATGCGGCGGAACAGGGCGCCAACCCGCTTACCGTGGCCAAGGCCTATCAGCAGTTTCAGGAGGAAGGGCTGGTGATTGTCCAGCGCGGCGTTGGCATGTTCGTCGCACCCGGCGCGGTTGATGCCTTGCGCCGACGGGAGCGTGAATCTTTCCTGCAAGATGAATGGCCTGCAGTGGCGGCACGGATGCGCCTGCTTGGCATCAGCTTGGCCGACGTAGCGGAAATCGCCTGA